In Novosphingobium kaempferiae, the DNA window TCTCGCCCTGCATTTCCTGCACGACGGCCTGAACGCGGCTGCCCTTCATGCCGACGCAGGCGCCGACAGGGTCGATCGAGTGATCGTGGCTGATGACGCCGATCTTGGCGCGCGAGCCCGGATCGCGGGCAGCGGCCTTGATTTCGATCACGCCGTCGTAGATCTCGGGCACTTCCTGCGCGAACAGGCGCTTCATGAAGTCCGGGTGCGCGCGGCTGAGGAAGATCTGCGGGCCGCGGTTCTGGCGCTCGACGCGCAGGACCAGCGCACGCACGCGCTCACCGACGCGGGCGGCTTCGCGGGGGATCTGCTGGTCGCGGCGGATCACGCCCTCGGCGCGGCCGAGGTTGACGATCACATGGCCGAACTCGACCGACTTGATGACGCCGGTGATGACTTCGCCCGCGCGGTCCTTGAATTCCTCGTACTGACGGTCACGCTCGGCGTCGCGGACCTTCTGGAAGATCACCTGCTTGGCCGACTGCGCGTCGATGCGGCCGAGGTCCACCGGGGGCAGCGGATCGACGATGAAGTCGCCCAGCGCAGCGCCCTTCTGGAGCTTCTCGGCCTGCTTGAGGTCGACCTGCTTGAAGTAGTCCTCAACTTCCTCGACCACTTCGACGACGCGCCACAGGCGCAAGTCGCCGGTGCGCGGATCGAGCTTCGCACGGATGTCGTTCTCGGCACCGTAACGGTTGCGGGCCGACTTCTGGATGGCTTCTTCCATCGCCTCGATGACGATCGACTTGTCGATCATCTTCTCCGACGCGACCGAGTTCGCGATCGCGAGCAGCTCGGCGCGGTTGGCGGAAATCGCACTGGCCATGACTTAGTCTTCCTGTTCCTCAAGAATGTCGTCCGCACCGCTGGTATCCAGCGGGCGGCTTGCCGCGATCAGCCTGTCCGTCAGGATCAGGCGGGCCGATTGAATGTCTGCGAGCGGGAAGGACACCTGACCGGACTTCTTGTCCTCCAGCGTGACCACTTCGCTGCCAGTCTCGCCGGCGATACCGACGAGGTTTCCGTGCAGGCCCTTGCGGTTGCCTTCCACGGGATTGACGAGATTGACCTTCGCCTCATGGCCCGCCCACCTGGCGTAGTCCTTGGGGCGGGTCAGCGGACGGTCGATGCCGGGCGAGCTGACTTCGAGACGATACGCCTCCTCGATCAGCACCTCACCCGCTTCCTCGAGCGCATCCATGCGATCGGAGATGCGGTGCGACAGGGCCGCGCAATCGTCGAGCACGAGCTGGCCTGTCTTCGGATCCTCGGCCATGATCTGGAGCGCGATCTCGTCGTCACCGACTTCGCTCTTGCCGAAGATGCGCACGCGCACGAGATCGAAGCCCAGGGCGTTGACCTCCGGCTCGATGACTTCGGTAAGGCGTGCGATATCGACCAATCTGGCTTCCGTTTCGTATGAGTTCTAAGCGTCATTGATGCAACGCGGCTTCGCGCCGGCCCCTACCGGCGCCAGCCCGTTCCTTGTTTCACCAATTACGGGATGACGGCCAGATAGGCGCGATTCCTGAAAAATGCAAGGGGGATGACGGAACGACGCCCGCCGTCGTCATTCCAGCAGATAAGGACGTAAACGAGGCATCGCGTGGATGACGCCTAGCGTGATTGCGAGAGCGATCAGATAGGTCAACGCCAGGGCCAGGACCACGTTGGCCACTTCGCCGACACCAAATTTAAGCAGGACGACCGAAATGCCGTAATTCAGGATTGGCGTATGAAGCAGGTAAATGCCCCCGCTCCCAGGCAATCGACCAGTCCGACCGATCAATGTCGATCCTCGAAGAGCGACTTCGACGAGCAGAACGATCAGCGCCAGATCCCATTCACGTTGCTGCCACGGCAGGAGGATCAACGCCAGGCCAGCGATCACAATCGCCGCCAGACACTCTGGCTTGCCGGCATTTCTCGCCCGATAGACTCCCAGTGCGTAAGCCAGAGCATACAGAGCCAGAAGACGGAATTCAGGTCCGGTCGACCGCTCGGTTGGCAAAGCGAGATATGCCAAAAACAGAACCAGGATCAGCACGCCCGTCAGGGGCCTCTCAAGGCCGGACGGAATACGGTCGATAACACTCGTGACAACGACAGACACCGCAAACAGATAAGGGAGAAAATAAAGTTGCGGCCCGACCCCGGCAAACGTGAACGTCCGTTCGACAGCCTCCACAGCACTCAATTTGCCAAGAGCCGCCAACAGGACTGCGTAAACGAGGCAAAACAGAAAATAGGGCACCAGCAAACGCCGGGCCGTCACAATGACACGGGCACCCGTCAGTCCGGGCCGTGAGAAATATCCCGACAGCATGAAGAAGCACGCCACGGCTCCATCGACCAACGGAACCCAGTAATCCAGTGCGTCGGCTACGCCTTCCGAATACCGCGAACGTGACATCATGTGCTGGTAGATCACCGCAATCGTCAGAACATGACGCAGCAGGTCCACTCCAAGCAACGACGAACGGGCTGGCATTTCTGACGCCCCCTTCGACGAAACCGTCTCATTCCGCGCAAGCACACCAATTTCCGGCATGAACAGCTCCACCCCATACCCTCCGCATGACGTAACCGGGAAGCTCTGCGCGAAACAACCCCTTGTCGGCGGGGAACGGGGCCAAACGTGGCCACCATCATCTCACCCCCGCCCCTGATGTAGCCCATGCTTCTTGAGGCAGTGTCTCAACTGGTCATAGGTCAGCCCCAACGCGCCCGCCACCTTGCGCTGGT includes these proteins:
- the nusA gene encoding transcription termination factor NusA, which produces MASAISANRAELLAIANSVASEKMIDKSIVIEAMEEAIQKSARNRYGAENDIRAKLDPRTGDLRLWRVVEVVEEVEDYFKQVDLKQAEKLQKGAALGDFIVDPLPPVDLGRIDAQSAKQVIFQKVRDAERDRQYEEFKDRAGEVITGVIKSVEFGHVIVNLGRAEGVIRRDQQIPREAARVGERVRALVLRVERQNRGPQIFLSRAHPDFMKRLFAQEVPEIYDGVIEIKAAARDPGSRAKIGVISHDHSIDPVGACVGMKGSRVQAVVQEMQGEKIDIIPWSEDTATFVVNALQPATVSRVVIDEEESRIEVVVPDDQLSLAIGRRGQNVRLASQLTGSQIDIMTEAESSEKRQKEFVERSKMFEEELDVDETLSQLLVAEGFSELEEVAYIDVAELANIEGFDEELAEELQSRAHEALERREEANREARRALGVEDALAELPHLTEAMLVVLGKGGIKTLDDLADLATDELIAKKRTEQRRRDGSVNRRARDEDKGGVLGEYGLTEEQGNEIIMAARAHWFDDEPQAEEAADAESSQ
- the rimP gene encoding ribosome maturation protein RimP, giving the protein MVDIARLTEVIEPEVNALGFDLVRVRIFGKSEVGDDEIALQIMAEDPKTGQLVLDDCAALSHRISDRMDALEEAGEVLIEEAYRLEVSSPGIDRPLTRPKDYARWAGHEAKVNLVNPVEGNRKGLHGNLVGIAGETGSEVVTLEDKKSGQVSFPLADIQSARLILTDRLIAASRPLDTSGADDILEEQED
- a CDS encoding acyltransferase family protein codes for the protein MELFMPEIGVLARNETVSSKGASEMPARSSLLGVDLLRHVLTIAVIYQHMMSRSRYSEGVADALDYWVPLVDGAVACFFMLSGYFSRPGLTGARVIVTARRLLVPYFLFCLVYAVLLAALGKLSAVEAVERTFTFAGVGPQLYFLPYLFAVSVVVTSVIDRIPSGLERPLTGVLILVLFLAYLALPTERSTGPEFRLLALYALAYALGVYRARNAGKPECLAAIVIAGLALILLPWQQREWDLALIVLLVEVALRGSTLIGRTGRLPGSGGIYLLHTPILNYGISVVLLKFGVGEVANVVLALALTYLIALAITLGVIHAMPRLRPYLLE